A stretch of the Diorhabda sublineata isolate icDioSubl1.1 chromosome 11, icDioSubl1.1, whole genome shotgun sequence genome encodes the following:
- the LOC130450291 gene encoding uncharacterized protein LOC130450291, with amino-acid sequence MNSNANRLSYIEEDIEIKPSAELIPDEYKHFTEPNQKIFLYTFTKNGEIYESSERIFLTTMDNYGYVFANKYNLDKDNLKEALEKIAKSCNNDVAGLILFFSGNVTKYSYFESDIPENRIAIHNIWLGFNSSSCLQLKNKPKIFIFDLIVTPTLIQTDGRLIHKGYDTPAEADILVICNKSEGATDFVYQFCENIKEYGETENIITLASCVDEDTPLVISTLTRNFYFTPSFSNSRGNYRIIEKHQEDIRSQIDNLKKTAIKHTEKKKKSSILDSFRLGKKQKDEEVFAEPEVSSKDIKKAPSDTSSSSMSTGHKSITSLIQSRGYSGTNYQRTRLMSQTEPEGSRSSTKKKNENKKPIWKP; translated from the exons ATGAACAGTAATGCTAATCGACTTTCTTATATAGAAGAAGACATTGAAATAAAACCTTCTGCGGAATTGATACCAGATGAATACAAACATTTTACGGAACCGAACcaaaaaattttcctatataCATTCACCAAAAATGGTGAGATTTATGAAAGCagtgaaagaatatttttaacaacTATGGACAACTATGGATACGTATTTGCCAATAAGTATAACTTAGATAAAGATAATCTGAAGGAAGCGCTAGAAAAAA TTGCCAAAAGTTGTAACAACGATGTAGCTGGACTAATTCTTTTCTTTTCTGGTAATGTAACTAAATATAGTTATTTTGAGAGCGATATACCTGAAAATCGTATAGCGATCCACAATATTTGGTTAGGTTTTAACTCGAGCTCATGTCTTCAGCTGAAGAATAAaccgaaaatattcatttttgat CTCATAGTTACGCCAACACTCATACAAACTGATGGGAGATTGATACATAAGGGATACGACACCCCAGCGGAGGCGGATATTTTGGTTATATGTAACAAATCAGAAG gAGCGACTGATTTCGTATATCAATTTTGCGAGAACATCAAAGAATACGGAGAAACGGAAAACATTATCACTCTAGCTAGTTGTGTAGATGAGGACACACCGCTCGTAATATCTACATTAACCAGAAATTTCTATTTCACTCCCAGTTTCAGTAATTCTAGAGGAAATTATCGTATAATAGAAAAACATCAGGAAGATATTAGATCACAAATCgataacttgaaaaaaacaGCAATTAAACACAcggaaaaaaagaagaagtcttCCATACTTGACagttttaggttaggaaagaaacaaaaagacgAAGAAGTCTTTGCTGAACCAGAAGTATCTtctaaagatataaaaaaagctCCTAGTGATACTAGCAGTAGTAGCATGTCGACAGGACATAAGTCGATTACTTCTTTAATACAATCTAGAGGTTACAGTGGTACGAATTATCAAAGAACGAGATTAATGTCACAAACTGAACCCGAAGGTTCTCGATCAAGcaccaaaaagaaaaatgaaaataagaaaccGATTTGGAAACCATAA
- the LOC130450293 gene encoding mitochondrial import inner membrane translocase subunit Tim13, with protein sequence MDSLSSLTGAQKDELMDNVKQQIAVANAQELLTKMTEKCFKKCISKPGTSLDSSEQKCVAMCMDRYMDSWNLVSKAYSMRIQRERGNM encoded by the exons atggatagtCTCTCGTCGTTAACGGGTGCACAAAAAGATGAACTCATGGATAATGTTAAACAACAAATTGCAGTAGCCAATGCCCAAGAACTTCTTACA aaaatgacTGAAAAGTGCTTTAAAAAGTGTATTTCAAAGCCCGGAACATCATTGGATAGTTCAGAGCAA aaatgtgTAGCCATGTGTATGGATAGGTATATGGATTCTTGGAATTTGGTATCAAAGGCTTATAGTATGAGGATCCAAAGAGAAAGAggaaatatgtaa
- the LOC130450292 gene encoding centrosomal protein 43-like — MSVEEEIELKDLVAQTLKFNGTLAKIKAQLRASLFLALDEDEKISSQTPLLNNKIKTFMETTEGKSMFYIVHEFLEFFNLSFTLAVYEPESYLDCNCQKEEKQRIAQQFGLGNIEDNSEPLLYQILKIAQKSKRTLEINLNVNGNHEEKSDSLQSESDSISVPENICSGSISKENIKIPLQITNGETIEDLNKTFDVSSPIINSKSIIKPNNDNNNSQYVRTELPKTSNSRRQNDDTYVETSSLQEDTDSMHQEKVPEVQMNGLEETEIKEKLTDKTKLSPPKSEKSKSKNNLSSLADLPPLNKPKVNDILPSLYNKDFKDNSNIREMDKLFDIDDEYEEDFMYSGDDLSLKSDHSNISLLKELQQTNQMSNSNEITTPLNRKETKIPQKIAGSSQKK; from the exons ATGTcagtagaagaagaaatagaattGAAGGATTTAGTTGCCCAAACTTTAAAATTCAACGGTACACTGGCCAAAATAAAG GCTCAATTACGTGCTAGTCTTTTTCTTGCCTTGGATGAAGATGAAAAG ATTAGTTCACAAACACCTTTGCTAAATAACAAGATCAAAACTTTTATGGAAACAACAGAGGGCAAATCTATGTTTTACATAGTCCACGAATTCctggaattttttaatttaagttttaCATTAGCTGTATATGAACCTGAGTCGTATTTAGATTGCAATtgtcaaaaagaggaaaaacaaagaattgcgCAACAGTTTGGATtaggaaatattgaagataatagTGAACCACTCTTAtatcagattttgaaaattgctCAAAAATCAAAAAGGACATTGGAAATTAATCTCAATGTGAATGGAAACCATGAAGAAAAATCTGATAGTCTACAAAGTGAATCAGATAGTATCTCTGTACCAGAAAATATTTGCTCAG gtagtattagtaaagaaaatatcaaaatcccTTTACAAATAACAAACGGAGAGACAATTGAGGATCTAAACAAAACATTTGATGTGTCTAgtccaataataaattcaaaatctatTATTAAACCTAATAACGACAATAATAACTCCCAATATGTACGAACTGAACTTCCCAAAACCTCAAATAGTAGAAGACAAAATGATGATACTTATGTTGAAACAAGTTCCTTGCAAGAAGATACAGATTCAATGCATCAAGAAAAAGTTCCTGAAGTCCAAATGAACGGTTTAGAAGAGActgaaatcaaagaaaaacttactgACAAAACTAAACTATCTCCTCCAAAGTCTGAAAAATCCAAATCAAAAAATAACTTGAGTTCACTGGCAGATCTCCCTCCGCTCAATAAACCCAAAGTTAATGATATTCTACCGTCTTTATATAACAAAGATTTTAAAGATAATTCAAATATACGCGAAATGGATAAACTATTTGATATAGATGATGAATATGAAGAAGATTTTATGTATAGCGGTGATGATTTATCTCTTAAATCGGATCATAGCAACATTAGTTTGTTAAAAGAACTACAACAAACGAACCAGATGAGTAACAGCAATGAAATAACTACACCATTAAATaggaaagaaacaaaaattccaCAAAAGATTGCAGGAagttcacaaaaaaaataa
- the LOC130450294 gene encoding uncharacterized protein LOC130450294 yields the protein MFKHFIIIFLLCTELYTARSDSVVDCPDQTKPGDKQLDYEIKGTINEKIHIVAPSVGFYDNKISCILISDLGHSSATPVIGPGGIGFNYVEVTITPGFLESLHYHIQIYTSQ from the exons ATGTTTAAacattttatcataattttcctGCTGTGTACTGAACTTTATACCGCAAGAAGTGACAGTGTAGTCGATTGCCCTGATCAAACGAAAcc GGGTGATAAACAGTTGGACTACGAAATTAAAGgaacaataaatgaaaagataCACATTGTAGCTCCATCTGTGGGATTTTATGACAACAAAATATCTTGCATACTT ATCAGCGATTTGGGTCACAGTAGCGCCACACCTGTTATTGGACCAGGAGGTATTGGTTTTAATTACGTTGAAGTTACAATCACTCCTGGATTCTTGGAGTCCTTACATTACCATATTCAGATTTACACCTCACAATAA